The window AGTTTGTGGTGGAAGCaatcattttcatatttttgatagGGACAATGAAGCAGATATGATTGAAAAGATTGCTATGAGCATTTCAAGTGAATTGAATTCTGCACCATCAGGAGATTCAGACAATCTAGTTGGAATCAATGCTCATATGAGTGAGATGGACTCTCTGTTATGTCTGGAATCAAATGAAGTGAAGATGGTGGGGATTTGGGGTCCTGCAGGTATTGGCAAGACTACAGTTGCCAGAGCTTTATTCAAACAGCTTTCTGTAAGCTTCCAACACTCTATCTTTGTGGAGAATTTTAAGGGAAGTTATAGGAGAACAGGACTGGATGAATATGGCTTCAAGTTGCGTTTGCAAGAACAGTTTCTATCTGAAGTTATCGATCATAAGCATATGAAGATACATGATTTAGGTCTGGTAAAGGAAAGACTGCAGGATCTCAAAGTTCTTGTTGTTCTTGATGATGTTGATAGACTAGAACAACTTGATGCCTTGGTGAAACAATCTCAGTGGTTTGGCCCTGGAAGTAGGATCATCGTGACCACGGAAAACAAACAGCTTCTGAGAGCGCATGGGATCAAGCTCATATACCAAATGGGGTTTCCATCTAAAAGTGAATCTCTTGAGATCTTCTGCCAATCTGCATTTGGAAAAAGCTCTGCTCCAGATGGTTATATTGAGCTTGCTACTGAAATTACAAAGCTTGCTGGCTATCTTCCCCTAGCTCTAAAGGTTTTGGGGTCATCTCTGCGAGGGATGAACAAGGATGAGCAAAAAGCAGCGTTGCCTAGACTCAGAACCAGTCTCAGTGAGGATATTAGGAATGTTTTACGAGTCGGTTATGATGGTTTACATGACAAGGATAAGTCCATATTCCTTTACGTTGCATGTCTATTCAGTGGTGAGAATGTTGAGTATGTGAAGCTGTTGCTTGCAAGTTCTGGCTTGGATGTCAACTTTGGGCTACAAGTTCTAACCAATAGATCTCTCATATACATATTGAGATGCAATCGCACCATTATGATGCATAGTTTGCTACAACACTTGGGCCGTGAAGTTGTCTGTGCACAATCTATTGACGAGCCTGGAAAACGTCAGTTCTTGGTGGATGCTTCAGAGATATATGATGTACTTGTTGATAACACAGTAAGTCAACTTTTCTCTTTActttactttcctttttaagTCACTATGACTTGTCATTAGTCCTGTTGTTATTAACTGAACCGACTCGAACCGAAAAAGTTTAGTTTTCGGTTCAGTTCGGATAGAAAGTTCGATTCAATTCGgcaattaaaaaatagtttttcagttttttaatCGATTAGTTTGGTTttctaacaaagaaaaaaaataataattaaccaAACAATATCGATCTTGAAAATTtcaaaccgaactaaccaaaatccaaactgaaataatcaaatttaactgtttttttttttaatttaaactaaaatCTAACTGAATTCAAAAACTTCGTTTAAGTTCAGTAGAAATTTTTGAAAGCGAAGTAACCAAAAACCAAAGTCCGACTAAAGTCCAAACTAACCGAACCGGCATGCCTACTTTGCATGAACATTAGTTTCAGTTAGTACTTGTGTGTGTTTCAGGGCACTGCAGCTCTTTTGGGCATATCTTTGGACATATCTACGATCAATGAGTGGTTTCTGAATGAAAGATCTTTTGGTGGGATGCACAACCTGATGTTTCTAAAATTCTACAAGTCCTCGTTGGGTAAAAATCAAACCGAGCTGCATTTACCTCGAGGCTTAGATTATCTTCCCCGTAAACTTAGGCTGCTGCATTGGGATACCTATCCCACGACATCACTGCCTCTGAGTTTTCGTCCAGAGTTTCTTGTTGTTCTAAATTTAAGAGAGAGCAAGCTTGAGAAGCTATGGGAAGGAGAACAAGTAAGCAAAATCAATATCTCTCTGTTCTCCGCTCtcattatatattaatcttattgtttttcttttgtttgtttcataATTTAGCCTCTTAGAAGTCTGACACATATGGACTTGAGTATGTCTGAGAATCTAAAAGAGATCCCAGATCTTTCAAAAGCTGTAAATATGGAGGAACTTTGTCTCAGTCATTGCAGTAGTTTGGTGATGTTACCTCCGTCAGTCAAGAACCTTAACAAACTGGTTGTTCTTGAAATGGAGTGCTGCTCAAAGCTAGAGTCTATTCCAAAAAATATCAACTTGGAATCTCTCAGCATTCTCAATCTTGATAAATGCTCGCGATTGACAACTTTTCCAGATGTTTCTTCGAATATTGGATATCTCTCTATATCAGAAACTGCAATAGAACAAGTTCCGGAAACAATCATGTCTTGGCCAAATCTGGCAGCACTGGACATGTCAGGCTGTACGAATCTCAAGACATTTCCATGTCTACCAAACACTATAGAATGGTTGGATTTCAGCAGGACAGAGATCGAAGAAGTCCCTTCGCGGGTTCAAAATCTCTACAGGCTAAGTAAATTATTGATGAACAGCTGCATGAAGCTAAGAAGCATCTCTTCTGGTATTTCTAGGCTGGAAAATATCGAAACACTAGATTTCTTGGGATGCAAGAATGTTGTGAACTATCCTGTAGAGATCTTCGAGAGCTCTCCGTTCTGTCATAATCTGGTGGTGGAAATGGGAGACATCCAAACCCCTGGTCTTCCTCGACCATTTTATTTCAGGAATAGTTTTATTGAAACAATCCCGGATTGCATCACACGTCACTGCAAGCTGCCCTTTCTGAATTCATCAAGACCAGTATCCAGCAATATTGAGAGTAATTTCATTTGGTTCGACCAACTAAGAAAGCGGGAAGAATGGCATGGTGATGATGACGACTGATGAGTCAGCAAACAAAGCTGACAATGGGAGATCCATCTACACGAGAAAATCAAGCTGAAGTTCAATGATTAAGTCTTGAAACCtagtcttctttttttcttttcatgcaAATAATCAGATCACTACTTCACTTCCTATTTGATAGGAACCGAGTAACCTGAATCACTTTCCCCTTATCTTTTCCATTATGCATTTGCTTCCAAGTTTGTAGGAACGTGTAGTTCCAATTTgttttctatataaataaaaaaacagaaaaaactaGTCGCATAGATAAGCTGATCAGGAGTCTCCTCCTTGCGGAATTCTATTCTATAGCACCATAATGATCGAGTGGATGGGAAGAACCACCTAGCTTTATAAGCATCTTTACTCCTCAACTTATTGATTTGACTCTACCAAAGTTTTCAAAACTTTAGGTATTGtaaacacttttttttcttttgttgataaatatatttaacatttcaacaaaaaaaaaaaggcatagGAATTTATCTGAAAGATAACTTGTTTCATTCTGGTTTCACACCTAATTCGAAATATTGAAAAAAACTCGACTCtatttgaccccaaaaaaaaagaacagaaaaaCTGACTCTATTTTCTAATGGGCCGAAATAAATAATGGGCCTATATATCACTAAACGAGCCCGAGCAAGAGCTTCAGAGAAACCCTAGCACTCAACTATTTATTCGATAATCGCCCCCTTCGTCGCCCCGATTCTAGGGCTTTCACACTTTCACAGCAGTCGGCGAGAATTTCAAGAACCACAACATGGCGACGCAAATCAGCAAGAAGAGAAAGGTGAATCTCACTCGATCTCTTTCTCCTCCCAATCGATCTCTCTCGTATTTTTTGAGCCATTTTCAGTAAACTGTGTTTTGCATTTCGTAGTTTGTAGCTGACGGTGTGTTCTACGCCGAGCTGAACGAGGTTCTAACCAGAGAGCTAGCGGAAGATGGTTACTCTGGTGTGGAGGTTAGGGTTACTCCGATGAGGACTGAGATTATCATCAGAGCCACACGTACTCAAAATGTTCTCGGTATGTGTTGATTCTAACCTTCCTTTTGAATCGAAAGCTTCGGACTTATATGTTAATTGGTTTCATGGGATGTTGTAGGTGAGAAGGGAAGGAGGATCAGGGAGTTAACATCTCTTGTGCAGAAGAGATTCAGGTTTCCTCAAGACAGTGTTGAGCTTTACGCTGAGAAGGTTGCCAACAGAGGTCTCTGCGCCATTGCTCAGGCTGAGTCTCTCCGTTACAAGCTCCTCGGTGGTCTTGCTGTTCGCAGGTGATATACATTTCTATGGCTCTCTTATGTTTGAACTGAGATAATTGATTTGTTAGTTTGTCACACATATGTTGAGAAGTCAGATTAGATGTGGTACGGTTTATGTTTTGTATAATTCTAGGCTTAATCCTACCTTTCTTGGACACTCTAGAGAGTTTTCACTCTTTAATTTAGCTGTATTGGTTTTAAGCTAGGACTTTACTGTTTGGTGAGTATATGTGTTGTTTGCTAGTATGCTATCATTTCTTATTAAGAGCAGGATGTTAATATTGCAATGATGCTGTGTTGTGTAGGGCTTGCTATGGTGTCTTGAGATTCGTCATGGAGAGTGGTGCTAAGGGTTGTGAGGTTAGTTCAAATTTCAGTATTctctatttgttttatttttttctccacAATAAATCTCTTACAGTCATTTCAAATGCTTGCTATCAGGTGATTGTGAGTGGAAAGCTTCGTGCAGCACGTGCCAAGTCCATGAAATTCAAAGACGGTTACATGGTTTCCTCTGGTCAGCCTACCAAGGATTACATCGACTCTGCTGTCAGACATGTTCTGCTTAGACAGGTTACTTTCTTGGTTTCACCTTATTGATTCAGTAAACCGCCAAACAGTGTCTAACTCTAGTCTCTTGTTAAACTTTAAAATGTGCAGGGTGTGCTCGGAATCAAGGTGAAGGTCATGCTTGACTGGGACCCTAAGGGAATAAATGGACCCAAGACACCATTGCCTGATGTTGTCATCATCCATGCTCCCAAGGAGGAGGACGTCAACTCTGCACCTGCTCAGGTTGCTGCTCCGGCTGCTCTTGTACCGGAAGCTCCCCTCACTGCCGTAGACTACCCTGAGATGATCCCAGTCGCCTAAAAGAAGAAAACTCTTTTTACTAGTACGATGTGATTTCGCCCTTATAACTATTCTGCTTTTTGACAGTTTAATAGTTTGTCTTCGAATCAGACACCTTTCTTTAAATACTGTTTCTAAAATTATTCCATTTCTTATTAAGTTTATTGCTTTAATAAACTTCGAAAGTAACTACTACACTCATTACTTTCACCCTACAAGCAGTGTCGGTATAATTGAAAGTAACTACTGCATTGTTTTTCAGACACACATTTCTTCGAATCATTGATTCGTTTAGTTAACGTGGCCCACAAGATGTCATAATAGAAGGAAGAAAGATGCAATTCAATTCGCCAACCAATAATTGATGCTTCTTTTTCAAGAAACCAAACAAATTTTCTCTCTTTATAACCTGTCATCACCATTCATTGCCGATAAGAAGAAGATAACTGGAGAGAGAGATGGGTTGTGTTCACTTTGAATCAGCAGATCAACGGACACTTTCTGTCCAAGAGAAACCAAATGACAAAACATCTAACACCGTCTTGCAAGAACACGATGAGCAAGGAGGAATCCAAGAAGCTTGGTCCGAGATCAAGAACCGCGGTGAAAACGTCGGAGGTTACTTAGCCGCCGAGAGTAGACACAAgcttgagaagaagaagagccaaGTGTTGCTGGAAGGTTACGTGGAGGCTCAAGAAGATCTGACGAGAGCCAAGAGCTTGACGGATGACGATCTCGAGGAGCTAAAAGGTTGCTTAGAcctagggtttgggtttagctACGACGAGATCCCTGAGCTCTGCAACACGTTGCCTGCTTTAGAGCTATGTTACTCCATGTCCCAGAAGTTCTTAGATGATAAGCTAAACCACCAAGAGAACTCTCCGCGGCCGCCACCGACCACGACCAGTCCAGTTGCGAACTGGAAGATCTCTAGCCCTGGTAAGGAATCTCTCGAGTTTGATACATAGTTTTAAGTGTTTTAGCTTTGTTTGCtcaattgaatttttttgaagaaCATTTTGATGAACCATTTCTTGATGGTTTTGCTTTGGATTCAGGTGATAATCCAGATGATGTAAAAGCTAGACTTAAGTACTGGGCACAAACCGTAGCTTGCACTGTCCGTTTGTGTAGCTAAAcaagaatcatcatcatcttgtCTGAACATATTGGTTGAACCAGAAACATCTACTGATCAGACTTTTCTTTGCATGAATGAAGTCTCTGCCATTGTTAGCTGAGAATTGACTTGCATGTGTCCATGGAGAAACTGGTTTGGCTTTACTTTTTAACTCTGTGTCTATGTTGTAACATCCTTAGCCTAATGTTTGTAATAAAAAATTGGATAATAAATGTGTCACTTAAATAAAACTTTCAAATTATCACCCTGATTAGTCTCTGCGTATTAAGTTAAAGTACATTAAGGGTTGATttagcattaaaaaaaaaaggaattaatCTAGCATGCAGCAGAGATTTAGAGACAATTAATCTCCCAACGGTTTTAAaggtctgtttttttttgcctGAGGTATCTAATCTAATGACAGTAATCTTCTGTTTGCTTTCATGATCTTGACCTGTCTTGCTTTTATATCATTGATAATTACGCTTAGATGACGGTAAAGCTCATGACTTTGCGTCAGTATTACAAGATGTGAAAGaaaggaagaaagaaagaacgTGTCTTTACTTGTGattcttttatcttttttctTTCGGGTTTGTAGGAAAGAATCAGAAACTATGTAAGTGGTCATAAGTTGTGAACACGCTTTAACGTGTCGTGTACGATAGGGCAACATGAGGACAAGATCCTTTCACGTGTTCTGTTACGTATCCAACTGTACTATTAAGCCAATCGAATTTATGACTCGACATCATGTCTTTTATAAAGTTTGAGCGTTAAAACGAGTCACATGATAAATATGATTTATTCATGAGACCATAGggcagttttaagttttttataacACTATAAGACACTTCTTGCTACTAGAGCAGTTTTTTCTAACCAAAACCCACTTTCTACCTATATACTAATTGAATAAGCTAACTAACTATAAAGTTAACCAATTAAGCATCTAAAAGGCACGTGGGTTCTAGCATCTTTCTCTTTCCCTTTTTGATTTTACTCTgacattttcttttttaaatctcATTCGAGATGCTGTTTATTTTTTCAAGTAGCTTCACATTTATATCACTAATCGACAACCCAACAGTGGGGTTTGATTATGCGAAATGACAATGAACAATACTAAGATGCGTACAATTTGCAGGGAAAAAAATCCAAGAAAAATAAGAGCAAATTGTTGTCGAAGACACGTACATTGATGAATTTGAGTTTTGGATTCAAGAACTGTGAAACCCTAGATGATGAAAGCTAAAGAAAAATTGATTCTTTTGGTGTTTGTAGTTGACAGGTTAAAAACGAGTTACAGTCCAAAAGCTCCAATTCTCCTCCTCTTCTATGTCCTCAGCTCCTCCGTTCAAGACGCCAATGAGCTAAAAATTCCCAATTTCTGCAAAATTCGTAACCCTAAGGAACTTGGGAAGAAGATGACATAATTACGATTATGCCATTaatgaattaattatttttaaaaatcgcGTACACGTAGAGATGTGTACATATGTACATTCTAAGTGtacatgtttattaattaagTGTACATGTTGATGTTTGTGAAAACCATTAAAATCACCAATATATTATGTACACCACTTTCATCTTTTGTGTTTCctgatattttttgttttgattttacaCATCTGAAATATAATGTGTATAATCATGTTGCATTTGTACATTCCAATTCCAAACCATATATACaaaattgcatttttttttttggagaaaatcaacatttatttttggtaaacgaTGTATTGTGATTTTGCATAGTTTTATGTATTAAGATTGTCTGAAGTTGTACACCTTGATTTGGAACTAGTTATCTTGAATCATTTATCTACCACCCATGGGTTCTGCTTTGTCATATTATATAAATCTTTCAGTTATTGTCTTGTTTCATATTGTTACATGTTACCAACAAATAACCAATTAATTGCATTTAGATTGAGCTAAATGACATGTATTCTTAGTTCTTGAAATCCTCTAGAGTTTGGATTGACACCTTAAGTACTACAACTACTAAAGAATTAAACTTATCCCACATCATTAATATTACAACAActctcaaaaatatattttacgttATGCAAATGTACATTTCTTTAATAATATGTACACGACATGTATGTACATGACATGAATGTACAAAATCGACAAGTGCATACGTGTACAATATACATCAATTATCTTTTAACGGATATTTACATGTACACATATGTTTGAGACACATGTTACATGTTCAATATGTTGTAAAATTGTGTACATTTGTTAGTGTACATGTGTAAATTAAAGGTTAGTGGCGTACATGTGTCCAACAAATGTGGTAGTGTACACGACATGGGTGTACAAAATCACAATGTGCATTTATACTTTGCTTTGAATTCTCATGTGACATTAATTTTGTGTACATATGAACATACATTGTTGAAACTTGTAAATCTATTTTACAAATTCGTAAATGTCTAATTGAATTTATTGTTGAGCTACttgtaatatttcaaaatagtgTACATATGGATTGTTGTACATGTGGATAGTGTAATTGTATGTACAGCATATCATGTACATATGAATCATTTTTTTCTACGTTTTTTAATTagtggcattttcgtaattttaaCTTCATCCTCCCCAAAATCGTTTAGGGTTTTCTGCAATTTCTCTCTATAGCCGCCAGCCATTATTCTCACCTGAATCATcagtttgttttcattttttttgcttattaTACCTTTAAACCTGTAGAAATATGGTTTAAAACACTATTTCAAGCTCAAAATTACTCTGTTCCTAAAacgtaaattttgtttttttatattattgtcACACCGCGAGGCGGATGAGTTACAGAGCACGGCGTGAAAGAAGAAGCTTGGTCGTGCTGTTTCATGGCGAAGAAACAGAGGAACCACAATCGTGTTCTTCATCTTGTTTCCGGTGGCAGATATGAAGAGATCgtttcattttgttttctagATTTTTTCGTTTCTCAgaatttttcattttgttcTTCAACATCTTGTTCTTATTACGATCTATCAActtctttattttattacttttagaattatttatctattagagaaagagaagaaaaatgagATTAAGAATAGTGGGACCCATTTAGTTGCAAGAATAAATTTAGTTAGCTTCTAGTTGTAAAAAACTACATTGGGAGCAATAACTGCTCTATCTTgtaataaaaaacttgaaaCTGCCCTAGGATGAAAATAACTCTTTATTCATCAATGATACTACGTGTCACCAACGAGAAGACACCATGTTTATTAAAAAAGCAGATTCAGAGAATAAGAGTTTGCAACATTGTGGGATTCttaagaagaaaacaaagattTAGATAAAACGGTTCTTTAAACTTGTGATGATGATCAAGATGAAGCCTGTCCCAACAGAGTTTGAATGTCTTTCTGCACAAAACCAAAAAGGCCGGTTATGTGTGATGAAAATGTGAGGATTCTGGTTTAGCCTGGTTTACATACCTCGAATTGAAGAGGAGAGGTTCTAGGAGAATATCTCTGGGAGACTTTTCCGTCAGGAGAAACCAAGAACTTTGTGAAGTTCCATTTGATTGCGTCAATAAGCAAACCTCCTTTCTCTGCTTTCAAGTATTTGTATAATGGCGCCGTGTTCTTCCCGTTCACATCCACCTACATTGCCATCAAGTATATTTGTATAATATCTAATCTTTTTTCACTGCAAGCTTGgtgttaaacaaaaaaaaaactaatttttttcacTATATAAAATTTGGCTTGATTTGAATGTTGTTGTAGAAGGATTGCAGCTTGGTAATTTTGATTAGAGGGTGATTAGTAGAGGTTAACGTATTTAAATTTGATAAAGACATAAAACAAGTACCTTGTCAAAGATGGGGAACTCAGCTTTGAACTTTGTGCAGACAGTTTGTTGGATCTCTTCATTGTTTCCTGGTTCTTGTCCCAAGAACTGATTGCACGGAAACGCTAAAATCTCCAAccctaatgttttttttacagtttACTAAAGTTATACTAGgattttacaattaaaattatgaaaacaagATTTTGTATTTACATGGGTAACAACAGACCTTGGTCCTTGTATTTATCGTACAGAACATTCAGTTCCTTGTAGTTTGCATCCGTCAGACCACTGCAGTAATAAGAACTTTAGCTTAGTTTCTGCTTTTTAAAACATGTTATAATTAGaaatatgaattaaatttaagcAAACTAAAACTGAACAAAAATATTACTAGAATCTTTCATGTTCttaaataaacaaaccaaaCTTTGTGGTAAACCGAAGCTGCAAAAGTACGGAGTGGTACTAATCAAACCAAACCGAGTTGATCAATTACTAATTCTGTTACAAGATCTTTTGTTGTTTCATTATTCATTCATATCTTGAGAAATTAGTCAAACAATAGAGACCTTTTAACAATTCTTGTtcaaatcagtgagaaaaaatcaaaaaataaaaataaataatgggTGCTTACCATTTGGAGGCAACGTTTACAATCAAAAGAGTTTTGCCTTTGAATTGGCTCAAACTCACATCTTTACCTTCAATATCCTGCCATgttcaacaaaacaaaacataaacatatataCTTCATTCGAAAACAATCGTCTCTCCAAATTTAAGTACTGCATAGATCATTCCTCTCAAACCATCCACAAATgtattttgtaatcattttgaCCCTCAAGTGGTAAATATTTCAATCCTCACACAAATTTCAGGGCTAGTCATGtatatatttcttataaataaCCGTATATTTCTTCTTCTGTTTTTCTGCTTTGTCTAATATTCATATGAATGtacagattttaaaaatatatatttatatgaacgtctcaagagatagagagagaacaTTGGAAGTTCCGTTGatcaaaatgaaattattttcttatttttgggTCTTTCACTTGTTTATATGAATCAAGAATCTAAGATGAACCATAATAAGAAGCCATACCTTAACGGTGAAGTCGTAGATAGACTGTGGAGATTCCTCCGCCATTTTGGTCTCTCTAGTTTTCTCTTTGCTTTTAGTTTTGAAGAGAGtgaagaaatataaatattttcaacataTATATCTTTATTAGTAGAGATATGTGCAAGAATAAGACGCTCCAAATGAGGAATCTCTTGTGAGGAATGGTGGTGGGGGGTAGCCATCCGTGATTTCATATTTAATGTTTCCCcatctttttttatatatttttccgtTTCTGTCTTTCTTTCATTATTGGGTACATGTACAAAATTATATTGTTTAGATTATAAGAGAATATGATTGTTTTcttaatcaaaaataaatatataagaattctattttttttgaaGGTCTAATTATGAGcatttgcacaaaaaaaaatcacattaacgGAATAGGAAACAATCTttaaaaaactatcaaattgtCATCTTATAAATGAGATGTAAACTTCGTATATCTAATTtcaagaaataaatattttatcagtGGTGCGTAATCGAAAAAATTACTAATATGATTCGCTCTCAGTCGTGGACTGAACGATTTCGGTACCCAAATTCTAATccgattttgttttcttctagcTTAATCAAAGTGGTAAGACCCTTGATGTTAGGAAAACATATCTAGCACATGATTGTCTTTTAGTTGCATTTGTCACAATAATAACTTACTAGTATAAGGTATTAAGGTTAAAAATACGTGTATCGtgcacaaaaaaagtaaaaatacttACTGTATATGATTCCAtaagatataataaatatagaatgtttgtgttaaaaaatatataaatatagaatgTCATTGGAAAGATACATTAAAACTGAGCAGTTggcaaaataacaaaatattttgaacacaaaaaaacttgaaaattatactaatatttattttaagtatGAATATAAAAACTTGTATCAAAATTCTCGGTGAAAGACGTTCGTGTatgtattttttaagttttttaaagatacactaatatatttttgtgttcacatatacaaaatattaatataacaataTATACCCATTTGaaagattatttttaataatgtttcCAGAGACATGTATTAAAGTACatgatatatttgttttattatctgAACACAAACACATGTATAAAAAAGTCAACCAACTTAATTTGAAATGAGAAACATAAGAAATTCTCAAGGACAAACCCTTGCAATTgcgaaaaagaaaacaattgaaATGGGTCGTGGAGGAAGAAGGCAAGGGAAGAGGAAGATACGGTCGTGGAAATCGTGGACGACGAGGTGGTTTTGGGTAATCTCGGTTTGTCGATATGGGTTTTCATCTCACCACACCCACTGCTTTCCATCTGAGAAATTATATTTctgttaaaaaaatttctaaaatctACCAAATAGACTTGAAAATTTTAGTATGTTAGGTCGTTATCAAGTAGGTGGACCGACTTAATTGACATTTGTAGTACATCTAACCATACAAGAGGATAGaaacttttaatagtattgTCTTTATTCATTATACAAAGAACattgaggaaaaaaaaaaaaacattgagaAGATAAACGTGCCCACAATGAACGGATATGGAGTCAATTTATTGAGAACATTGTCTTTATTCAACTTTTACGTAACGCAACAGGAGTTTGCAGTTGGTCGATGCACAGATATGGTGTGAATTTAATGTCTTTC of the Brassica rapa cultivar Chiifu-401-42 chromosome A03, CAAS_Brap_v3.01, whole genome shotgun sequence genome contains:
- the LOC103857384 gene encoding putative disease resistance protein At4g11170, giving the protein MICILNFDFVPSLMEDSSLQSFHWRHHVFPSFSGEDVRRTFLSHLLKEFRRKGIRTFIDNDIKRSQLIGPELVQAIRESRFAVVVLSKRYASSRWCLNELVEIKESSKNVMPVFYEVNPSDVRNLSGEFGTAFEEACQGKPEDVKQRWRQALVYVANIAGESSQNWDNEADMIEKIAMSISSELNSAPSGDSDNLVGINAHMSEMDSLLCLESNEVKMVGIWGPAGIGKTTVARALFKQLSVSFQHSIFVENFKGSYRRTGLDEYGFKLRLQEQFLSEVIDHKHMKIHDLGLVKERLQDLKVLVVLDDVDRLEQLDALVKQSQWFGPGSRIIVTTENKQLLRAHGIKLIYQMGFPSKSESLEIFCQSAFGKSSAPDGYIELATEITKLAGYLPLALKVLGSSLRGMNKDEQKAALPRLRTSLSEDIRNVLRVGYDGLHDKDKSIFLYVACLFSGENVEYVKLLLASSGLDVNFGLQVLTNRSLIYILRCNRTIMMHSLLQHLGREVVCAQSIDEPGKRQFLVDASEIYDVLVDNTGTAALLGISLDISTINEWFLNERSFGGMHNLMFLKFYKSSLGKNQTELHLPRGLDYLPRKLRLLHWDTYPTTSLPLSFRPEFLVVLNLRESKLEKLWEGEQPLRSLTHMDLSMSENLKEIPDLSKAVNMEELCLSHCSSLVMLPPSVKNLNKLVVLEMECCSKLESIPKNINLESLSILNLDKCSRLTTFPDVSSNIGYLSISETAIEQVPETIMSWPNLAALDMSGCTNLKTFPCLPNTIEWLDFSRTEIEEVPSRVQNLYRLSKLLMNSCMKLRSISSGISRLENIETLDFLGCKNVVNYPVEIFESSPFCHNLVVEMGDIQTPGLPRPFYFRNSFIETIPDCITRHCKLPFLNSSRPVSSNIESNFIWFDQLRKREEWHGDDDD
- the LOC103857385 gene encoding 40S ribosomal protein S3-2 — translated: MATQISKKRKFVADGVFYAELNEVLTRELAEDGYSGVEVRVTPMRTEIIIRATRTQNVLGEKGRRIRELTSLVQKRFRFPQDSVELYAEKVANRGLCAIAQAESLRYKLLGGLAVRRACYGVLRFVMESGAKGCEVIVSGKLRAARAKSMKFKDGYMVSSGQPTKDYIDSAVRHVLLRQGVLGIKVKVMLDWDPKGINGPKTPLPDVVIIHAPKEEDVNSAPAQVAAPAALVPEAPLTAVDYPEMIPVA
- the LOC103857387 gene encoding uncharacterized protein LOC103857387 isoform X2; amino-acid sequence: MGCVHFESADQRTLSVQEKPNDKTSNTVLQEHDEQGGIQEAWSEIKNRGENVGGYLAAESRHKLEKKKSQVLLEGYVEAQEDLTRAKSLTDDDLEELKGCLDLGFGFSYDEIPELCNTLPALELCYSMSQKFLDDKLNHQENSPRPPPTTTSPVANWKISSPGKESLEVIIQMM
- the LOC103857387 gene encoding uncharacterized protein LOC103857387 isoform X1, producing MGCVHFESADQRTLSVQEKPNDKTSNTVLQEHDEQGGIQEAWSEIKNRGENVGGYLAAESRHKLEKKKSQVLLEGYVEAQEDLTRAKSLTDDDLEELKGCLDLGFGFSYDEIPELCNTLPALELCYSMSQKFLDDKLNHQENSPRPPPTTTSPVANWKISSPGDNPDDVKARLKYWAQTVACTVRLCS
- the LOC103857388 gene encoding probable glutathione peroxidase 2, coding for MAEESPQSIYDFTVKDIEGKDVSLSQFKGKTLLIVNVASKCGLTDANYKELNVLYDKYKDQGLEILAFPCNQFLGQEPGNNEEIQQTVCTKFKAEFPIFDKVDVNGKNTAPLYKYLKAEKGGLLIDAIKWNFTKFLVSPDGKVSQRYSPRTSPLQFEKDIQTLLGQASS